In a genomic window of Mycolicibacillus parakoreensis:
- a CDS encoding tautomerase family protein: MPNTVIEVRRTYSRDDEIALIDAVHDALVDAFAIPADNRCLRLIVHEPHRFAAAPNLADPERYTLVTIDCFAGRSVQAKRNLYRGIVERLGALGIPGDHIAIVVRENTTENFGIRGGQAACDVDLGYPVTV; encoded by the coding sequence ATGCCCAACACCGTGATCGAGGTCCGCCGTACCTACAGCCGCGACGACGAGATCGCCCTCATCGACGCCGTGCACGACGCGCTGGTCGACGCGTTCGCGATCCCGGCCGACAACCGCTGCCTGCGCCTGATCGTCCACGAGCCGCACCGGTTCGCCGCCGCGCCGAACCTGGCCGACCCCGAGCGCTACACCCTGGTGACCATCGACTGTTTCGCCGGCCGTTCGGTGCAGGCCAAACGCAACCTGTACCGCGGCATCGTCGAACGGCTTGGTGCGCTGGGGATTCCCGGTGACCACATCGCAATCGTGGTGCGGGAGAACACGACCGAGAACTTCGGGATCCGCGGCGGGCAGGCCGCCTGCGACGTCGACCTGGGGTATCCGGTCACCGTCTGA
- a CDS encoding prolyl oligopeptidase family serine peptidase — MGPVSTDPYLWLEDITGDDALDWVRARNAPTVAEFAGAEFEARRAAALEVLDTDARIPYVRRRGAYLYNFWRDAANPRGLWRRTTLDSYRSEHPEWEVLIDVDELGRRDDTNWVWAGADVIEPERTRALVALSAGGSDAAIVREFDLATGEFVDDGFRLPEAKSHLSWLDEDTVLVGTDFGPDSLTDSGYPRIVKRWRRGQPLEEAQTVFSGAPGDVIVAAEAGRTPGFERTFIRRALDFFNDEVYELRGQSGDAELIRLDAPTDATVSVHRQWLLIELRSEWLTGTAAYRAGSLLAADYDGFLAGTATPQVVFEPDDHTALHHYAWTRDALVLVTLVDVASRVQIVRPGDWTATAVPEIPANTTATIVAADDTDATDNEIFIDYSGFTSPSRLLHGTAGAPLTEIKSAPAFFDADDIDVDQHFATSPDGTAVPYFVVRPAGASGPTLLGGYGGFEVARTPGYDGVLGRLWLARGGTYVLANIRGGGEYGPRWHTQAMRENRHRVAEDFAAVAADLVERGVSTPARLGAQGGSNGGLLMGIMLTAYPQLFGALVCSVPLLDMRRYHRLLAGASWVAEYGNPDDPADWAFIEKYSPYHNITADAPYPALLMTSSTRDDRVHPGHARKMTAALEAAGHRVRYYENIEGGHAGAADNAQTAFKSALSFSFLWAMLTGSP; from the coding sequence AACGCCCCGACCGTGGCGGAGTTCGCCGGCGCCGAGTTCGAGGCGCGCCGCGCGGCCGCACTCGAGGTCCTCGACACCGACGCGCGCATCCCGTATGTGCGCCGCCGCGGGGCGTACCTGTACAACTTCTGGCGCGACGCGGCCAACCCGCGGGGCCTGTGGCGGCGCACCACGCTGGACAGCTACCGCAGCGAGCACCCCGAGTGGGAGGTGCTCATCGACGTCGACGAGTTGGGCCGCCGCGACGACACCAACTGGGTCTGGGCCGGCGCCGACGTCATCGAGCCCGAACGCACCCGCGCCCTGGTGGCATTGTCCGCGGGCGGCTCGGATGCGGCGATCGTGCGCGAATTCGACTTGGCCACAGGAGAATTCGTCGACGACGGGTTTCGCTTGCCGGAGGCCAAGAGCCATCTGAGCTGGCTCGATGAGGACACGGTGTTGGTGGGCACCGATTTCGGGCCGGACTCACTGACCGACTCGGGGTATCCGCGCATCGTCAAACGGTGGCGCCGCGGGCAGCCGCTGGAGGAGGCGCAGACGGTGTTCAGCGGCGCGCCCGGCGATGTCATCGTCGCCGCCGAGGCCGGGCGCACCCCGGGTTTCGAGCGGACCTTCATCCGCCGCGCCCTCGATTTCTTCAACGACGAGGTCTACGAGCTGCGCGGGCAGTCCGGCGACGCGGAGCTGATCCGCCTCGACGCCCCCACCGACGCGACGGTGTCGGTGCACCGGCAGTGGCTGCTGATCGAGTTGCGCAGCGAGTGGCTGACCGGGACCGCCGCCTATCGGGCCGGCTCGCTGCTGGCCGCCGACTACGACGGCTTCCTCGCCGGCACGGCCACCCCGCAGGTGGTGTTCGAACCCGACGACCACACCGCGCTGCACCACTACGCGTGGACCCGCGACGCCCTGGTGCTGGTCACCTTGGTCGACGTGGCCAGTCGGGTGCAGATCGTGCGCCCCGGCGACTGGACTGCCACCGCGGTCCCGGAGATCCCGGCGAACACCACGGCGACGATCGTCGCGGCCGACGACACCGACGCCACCGACAACGAAATCTTCATCGACTACAGCGGTTTCACCAGCCCGTCGCGGCTGCTGCACGGCACGGCCGGCGCGCCGTTGACCGAGATCAAGTCCGCCCCGGCGTTCTTCGACGCCGACGACATCGACGTCGACCAGCACTTCGCCACCTCGCCGGACGGCACCGCGGTGCCCTACTTCGTGGTGCGCCCGGCCGGGGCGAGCGGACCGACCCTGCTCGGCGGCTACGGCGGCTTCGAGGTGGCCCGCACCCCCGGCTACGACGGCGTGCTGGGGCGGTTGTGGCTGGCGCGCGGCGGCACCTACGTGTTGGCCAACATCCGCGGCGGCGGCGAGTACGGTCCGCGCTGGCACACCCAGGCGATGCGGGAGAACCGCCACCGGGTCGCCGAGGATTTCGCCGCGGTCGCCGCCGATCTCGTCGAGCGGGGCGTGAGCACCCCGGCGCGGCTCGGCGCGCAGGGGGGCAGCAACGGCGGACTGCTGATGGGCATCATGCTGACCGCCTACCCGCAGCTGTTCGGCGCGCTGGTGTGCAGTGTGCCGCTGCTGGACATGCGCCGGTATCACCGGTTGCTGGCCGGCGCCTCCTGGGTCGCCGAATACGGCAACCCCGACGATCCCGCCGACTGGGCGTTCATCGAGAAGTACTCGCCGTACCACAACATCACCGCCGATGCGCCCTACCCGGCGCTGCTGATGACCAGCTCCACCCGCGACGACCGGGTGCACCCCGGGCACGCCCGCAAGATGACCGCCGCACTGGAGGCCGCCGGGCACCGGGTGCGCTACTACGAGAACATCGAGGGTGGGCATGCCGGGGCGGCCGACAACGCCCAGACCGCGTTCAAGTCGGCGCTGAGCTTCTCGTTCCTGTGGGCGATGCTGACCGGTTCGCCCTGA
- a CDS encoding mycothiol transferase, whose translation MSASVSDPDTLETLRALLRDAVTRLIEHAEALTDDLSEPVATYRPTAEANSIAWLLWHAARAQDIQIADLAGAPQAWDRWVGRFGLDLDADDTGYGHTPEQVAKVRAPAELLVGYYRDVHERTLEYVGRVDAAELNRVVDTGWDPPVTAAVRLVSIIDDCAQHLGQAAYLRGIVPA comes from the coding sequence ATGAGCGCATCCGTCAGCGACCCCGACACCCTCGAGACCCTGCGCGCCCTGCTGCGCGACGCCGTCACCCGGCTCATCGAGCACGCCGAGGCGCTCACCGACGATCTGTCCGAGCCGGTGGCCACCTACCGGCCCACCGCCGAGGCCAACAGCATCGCCTGGCTGCTGTGGCACGCCGCGCGGGCCCAGGACATCCAGATCGCCGACCTCGCCGGGGCGCCCCAGGCCTGGGACCGGTGGGTGGGGCGCTTCGGGCTCGACCTCGACGCCGACGACACCGGCTACGGGCACACCCCTGAGCAGGTCGCTAAGGTGCGCGCGCCGGCCGAGCTGCTCGTCGGCTACTACCGCGACGTGCACGAGCGCACCCTGGAGTATGTGGGGCGGGTCGACGCCGCGGAGCTGAACCGGGTGGTCGACACCGGCTGGGATCCGCCGGTGACCGCCGCGGTGCGCCTGGTCAGCATCATCGACGACTGTGCCCAGCACCTGGGGCAGGCGGCCTATCTGCGCGGCATCGTGCCGGCGTGA
- the nirB gene encoding nitrite reductase large subunit NirB, with product MAQSAGHDGTGTPGAPRDVVVVGHGMVGHRFVEALRARDTEARWRITVLAEEPNAAYDRVALTSYTEGWDRDRLALPGNDYAGDDRVRLLLNTRVGAVDRNAKTVTAADGACHRYDTLVLATGSYAFVPPVPGHDLPGCHVYRTLDDLDAIRADTEGALAAGHATAGVVIGGGLLGLEAANALRGFGLHTHIVEKAPRLMAAQLDDAGGALLGSLITDLGIAVHTGAGTEAIEQRTHADGATSLRVRLSEGRTLDAGLVIFAAGVRPRDELAGAAGVRLAERGGVLTDLSCVTSDPDIYAIGEVAAIEGRCYGLVGPGYATAEVVVDRLLEGAAEFPGADMSTKLKLLGVDVASFGDALGATDDCLQVVVNDPVKRTYAKLVLSDDAATLLGGILVGDVSAYGMLRPMVGSELPGDPMSLITPATDGAPALGVAALPDSAQICSCNNVSKGDLTCAIADGCTDVAMLKDRTQAGTSCGSCIPLLKQLLEAEGVEQSKSLCEHFSQSRAELFEIISATDIRTFSGLIERFGSGKGCDICKPTVASILASTGSDHILDGEQASLQDSNDHFLANIQRNGTYSVVPRVPGGDIKPEHLILIGQIAQDFGLYTKITGGQRIDLFGARVDQLPAIWKRLVDAGMESGQAYGKSLRTVKSCVGSDWCRYGQQDSVQMAIDLELRYRGLRAPHKIKMGVSGCARECAEARGKDVGVIATEVGWNLYVCGNGGMTPRHAQLLAGDLDDETLVRYIDRFLMFYIRTADRLQRTAPWLEDLDGGLEHLRDVVCDDSLGLAAEFEAAMARHVEGYRCEWKGVLEDPDKLARFVSFVNAPDAEDETVSFVDHNGRKVPAPVAIGMPGLRSDKEDL from the coding sequence ATGGCGCAGAGCGCAGGACACGACGGCACCGGGACCCCTGGTGCGCCCCGCGACGTGGTGGTGGTCGGCCACGGCATGGTCGGGCACCGCTTCGTCGAGGCGCTGCGGGCCCGCGACACCGAGGCGCGGTGGCGCATCACGGTTCTCGCCGAGGAACCCAACGCCGCCTACGACCGGGTGGCGCTGACCTCCTACACCGAGGGCTGGGACCGCGACCGGCTGGCGTTGCCCGGCAACGACTACGCCGGCGACGACCGGGTGCGTCTGCTGCTGAACACCCGGGTCGGCGCCGTCGACCGGAACGCCAAGACCGTCACCGCCGCCGACGGTGCCTGCCACCGCTACGACACCCTGGTGCTGGCCACCGGCTCGTACGCGTTCGTGCCCCCGGTGCCCGGCCATGACCTGCCCGGCTGCCACGTCTACCGCACCCTCGACGACCTCGACGCGATCCGCGCCGACACCGAGGGCGCCCTGGCGGCCGGTCACGCCACCGCGGGGGTGGTGATCGGCGGCGGGCTGCTCGGCCTGGAGGCGGCCAACGCGCTGCGCGGCTTCGGGCTGCACACCCACATCGTGGAGAAGGCGCCGCGGCTGATGGCCGCGCAACTCGACGACGCCGGCGGGGCGCTGCTGGGCAGCCTCATCACCGACCTGGGCATCGCGGTGCACACCGGCGCGGGCACCGAGGCGATCGAGCAGCGCACCCACGCCGACGGCGCCACCTCGCTGCGGGTCCGGCTCTCCGAGGGCCGCACCCTCGACGCCGGCCTGGTGATCTTCGCCGCCGGGGTGCGCCCCCGCGACGAACTGGCCGGCGCGGCCGGGGTGCGACTCGCCGAGCGCGGCGGGGTGCTCACCGACCTGTCCTGTGTCACCAGCGACCCCGACATCTACGCGATCGGGGAGGTCGCCGCGATCGAGGGCCGCTGCTACGGGCTGGTCGGGCCGGGCTACGCCACCGCCGAGGTGGTCGTCGACCGGCTCTTGGAGGGCGCCGCGGAGTTCCCCGGGGCGGACATGTCGACCAAACTCAAGCTGCTCGGCGTCGACGTCGCCAGCTTCGGCGACGCGCTCGGCGCCACCGACGACTGCCTGCAGGTCGTCGTCAACGACCCGGTCAAACGCACCTACGCCAAACTGGTGCTCTCCGACGACGCCGCCACCCTGCTCGGCGGCATCCTGGTCGGCGACGTCTCGGCCTACGGGATGCTGCGCCCGATGGTCGGCTCCGAACTGCCCGGCGACCCGATGAGCCTGATCACCCCGGCGACCGACGGCGCGCCGGCACTCGGGGTCGCGGCGCTGCCGGACTCGGCCCAGATCTGTTCGTGCAACAACGTCAGCAAGGGCGATCTGACCTGTGCGATCGCCGACGGCTGCACCGACGTGGCGATGCTCAAGGACCGCACCCAGGCGGGCACCTCCTGCGGCTCGTGCATCCCGCTGCTCAAACAGCTGCTGGAAGCCGAAGGGGTGGAGCAGTCGAAGTCGTTGTGCGAACACTTCTCCCAGTCGCGCGCGGAACTGTTCGAGATCATCTCGGCCACCGACATCCGCACGTTCTCCGGGTTGATCGAGCGTTTCGGCAGCGGAAAAGGCTGCGACATCTGCAAACCCACGGTCGCCTCGATCCTGGCGTCGACCGGCAGCGACCACATCCTCGACGGCGAGCAGGCGTCGCTGCAGGACTCCAACGACCACTTTCTGGCCAACATCCAGCGCAACGGCACCTACTCGGTGGTGCCGCGGGTTCCCGGCGGCGACATCAAACCCGAACACCTCATCCTGATCGGCCAGATCGCCCAGGACTTCGGCCTGTACACCAAGATCACCGGCGGTCAGCGCATCGACCTGTTCGGTGCCCGTGTCGACCAGCTGCCCGCCATCTGGAAACGCCTCGTCGACGCCGGCATGGAATCCGGCCAGGCCTACGGCAAGTCGCTGCGCACGGTGAAAAGCTGTGTGGGCAGCGACTGGTGCCGCTACGGCCAACAGGACTCGGTGCAGATGGCGATCGACCTCGAGCTGCGCTACCGTGGGCTGCGCGCCCCGCACAAGATCAAGATGGGTGTCTCCGGCTGTGCGCGCGAATGCGCCGAGGCCCGCGGCAAGGACGTCGGGGTGATCGCCACCGAGGTCGGCTGGAACCTCTATGTCTGCGGCAACGGCGGCATGACCCCCCGACACGCCCAGCTGCTGGCCGGCGACCTCGACGACGAGACGCTGGTGCGCTACATCGACCGGTTCCTGATGTTCTACATCCGCACCGCCGACCGCCTGCAGCGCACGGCGCCGTGGCTGGAGGACCTCGACGGCGGCCTGGAGCATCTGCGGGACGTGGTCTGCGACGACTCCTTGGGCCTGGCCGCCGAATTCGAGGCCGCCATGGCCCGCCACGTCGAGGGCTACCGGTGCGAATGGAAAGGCGTGCTGGAAGACCCCGACAAACTCGCCCGGTTCGTCTCGTTCGTCAACGCCCCCGACGCCGAGGACGAGACCGTGAGTTTCGTCGACCACAACGGGCGCAAGGTGCCCGCCCCGGTCGCCATCGGCATGCCGGGACTGCGAAGCGACAAGGAGGACCTGTGA
- a CDS encoding DUF1772 domain-containing protein: protein MADSARIAAVVAILGVAVLFGTDMFCAVVLRPALAHLEDGPLASATGFMHAYGDRRMPVFGIVGGLGAGLSAAVAAGARQWVPACAAGFAVAVLLGWLLVYRRISAPINRELTAATTRGCPPGRARQLQIAWDRVITVRTVLQGVALTALCAALAWPATVPTGNPT from the coding sequence ATGGCCGATTCGGCTCGGATCGCTGCCGTGGTGGCGATCCTGGGGGTGGCGGTGCTGTTCGGCACCGACATGTTCTGCGCGGTGGTGTTGCGGCCGGCGTTGGCGCACCTCGAGGACGGCCCGCTGGCCTCGGCCACCGGGTTCATGCATGCCTACGGCGATCGCCGGATGCCGGTCTTCGGGATCGTCGGCGGCCTCGGAGCGGGCCTCAGCGCCGCGGTGGCAGCCGGTGCCCGGCAGTGGGTCCCGGCGTGCGCCGCCGGGTTCGCCGTGGCGGTGCTGCTGGGCTGGCTGCTGGTCTACCGGCGGATCAGCGCGCCGATCAACCGGGAGCTCACCGCGGCCACCACCCGCGGGTGCCCGCCCGGGCGGGCCCGGCAGCTGCAGATCGCGTGGGATCGGGTCATCACCGTGCGCACCGTGCTGCAGGGCGTGGCGCTGACCGCGTTGTGCGCGGCCCTGGCCTGGCCCGCCACCGTCCCGACGGGTAACCCGACGTAG
- the nirD gene encoding nitrite reductase small subunit NirD: protein MTLLDDRTTLLADTAWTPACAYAHLIPGRGVGVLLDDGTQAALFRLDDGSLAALGNIDPCSGAAVLSRGLVGDRGGRPVVQSPINKQAFALDDGTCLDAPGVAVAVYPTRVGAGGQVLVGRPA from the coding sequence ATGACCCTGCTGGACGACCGGACCACCCTGCTCGCCGATACCGCGTGGACCCCGGCCTGCGCCTACGCGCACCTGATCCCCGGCCGCGGGGTCGGGGTGCTGCTCGACGACGGCACCCAGGCCGCGCTGTTCCGCCTCGACGACGGCTCGCTGGCGGCACTGGGCAACATCGACCCGTGCTCCGGGGCGGCGGTGCTCTCCCGCGGGCTGGTCGGCGATCGCGGTGGGCGGCCGGTCGTGCAGTCACCGATCAACAAGCAGGCGTTCGCCCTCGACGACGGAACCTGCCTCGACGCCCCCGGGGTCGCGGTCGCGGTGTACCCCACCCGCGTCGGGGCGGGTGGCCAGGTGCTGGTGGGCCGCCCCGCCTGA
- a CDS encoding TetR/AcrR family transcriptional regulator, giving the protein MAEDRRTRERRARRRLIIAAARRLAESEGWDAVTTRRLSVEVEYSQPVLYTHFAGMDEVVAAVAVDGFEELAAALRAARRGSGGGRAALRRAAGAYLDFAEQNAALYEAMFTRGTLLRFAAPETPEPVTVAYGELRRVVAAVAGGRDVDTYAEVVWAGLHGLVTLDRDGRLRPQYRAARLDMLIGVLAGDHPA; this is encoded by the coding sequence GTGGCCGAGGACCGTCGCACCCGTGAGCGCCGCGCCCGGCGGCGGTTGATCATCGCCGCGGCGCGGCGCCTGGCCGAATCCGAGGGCTGGGACGCGGTCACCACCCGGCGGCTCTCGGTGGAGGTCGAGTACAGCCAACCGGTGCTCTACACCCATTTCGCCGGGATGGACGAGGTGGTGGCGGCGGTCGCCGTCGACGGGTTCGAGGAGCTCGCCGCGGCGTTGCGCGCCGCCCGCCGCGGCTCCGGCGGCGGCCGCGCGGCGCTGCGTCGCGCGGCCGGCGCCTACCTCGACTTCGCGGAGCAGAACGCGGCGCTGTATGAGGCGATGTTCACCCGCGGCACGCTGCTGCGCTTCGCCGCCCCCGAGACGCCCGAGCCGGTGACCGTCGCCTACGGCGAACTGCGGCGCGTGGTCGCCGCGGTCGCCGGCGGCCGCGACGTGGACACCTACGCCGAGGTGGTGTGGGCGGGCTTGCACGGGCTGGTCACCCTCGACCGCGACGGGCGGTTGCGCCCGCAGTACCGCGCCGCGCGCCTGGACATGTTGATCGGCGTGCTGGCCGGCGATCACCCGGCGTGA
- a CDS encoding aldehyde dehydrogenase family protein — MTATSDVQTPNTGTILNPATGEVAGQVQWTDPVQIPAIADGLRSAQREWEQRGAKGRAKTLARFAVWLGDHRDEIEDLLIAETGKSKTDAVQEVPLLIMILSYVIKTMDKALAPERRPAPMAMLAIKKIAVHYRPRPVVGIIAPWNYPVANAMMDAIGALAAGCAVLLKPSERTPLTAELLCRGWRESGGPEVLALAQGAREVSEAVIDNVDYVQFTGSSATGIKVMERAARRLTPVSLELGGKDPMIVLEDADVDLAAHAAVWGAMFNAGQTCVSVERVYVLEPVYDRFVEAVLRDVKELQVGAGEGKHFGALINDDQLAITERHVRDALAAGARALTGGKRTEGPGSFYPPTVLVDVDHSMACMTEETFGPTLPIMKVATVEEAIRLANASTYGLSASVFSGDTARARDVALQLECGAVNINDVITNLMCTTAPMGGWKTSGIGARFGGADGIRKFCRQETVVTPRTNVGAGGNYYHNSLKALARMNRMLTKSALSRPRRTAK, encoded by the coding sequence ATGACTGCGACTTCCGACGTTCAGACGCCCAACACCGGCACCATCCTCAACCCGGCCACCGGCGAGGTGGCCGGGCAGGTGCAGTGGACCGATCCGGTGCAGATCCCCGCGATCGCCGACGGGCTGCGCAGCGCGCAACGCGAGTGGGAGCAGCGCGGCGCCAAGGGCCGTGCCAAGACGCTGGCCCGCTTCGCGGTGTGGCTCGGTGACCATCGCGACGAGATCGAGGATCTGCTGATCGCCGAGACCGGCAAGAGCAAAACCGATGCGGTCCAAGAGGTGCCGCTGCTGATCATGATCCTGTCGTATGTCATCAAGACCATGGACAAGGCGCTGGCCCCGGAGCGCCGGCCGGCACCGATGGCGATGCTGGCAATCAAGAAGATCGCCGTGCACTACCGGCCCCGCCCGGTGGTCGGCATCATCGCCCCGTGGAACTACCCGGTGGCCAACGCGATGATGGACGCCATCGGCGCCCTGGCGGCAGGCTGCGCGGTGCTGCTCAAACCGTCCGAGCGCACCCCGCTCACCGCCGAGCTGCTGTGCCGCGGCTGGCGGGAATCCGGCGGCCCGGAGGTCCTGGCGCTGGCCCAGGGGGCGCGTGAGGTCTCCGAGGCGGTCATCGACAACGTCGACTACGTGCAGTTCACCGGCTCCAGCGCCACCGGCATCAAGGTGATGGAGCGCGCCGCCCGCCGGTTGACCCCGGTCAGCCTGGAGCTCGGCGGCAAGGACCCGATGATCGTGCTCGAGGACGCCGACGTCGATTTGGCCGCGCACGCCGCGGTGTGGGGCGCGATGTTCAACGCCGGGCAGACCTGCGTGTCGGTGGAGCGGGTGTACGTGCTCGAACCGGTCTACGACCGGTTCGTTGAGGCGGTGCTGCGCGACGTCAAGGAACTGCAGGTCGGCGCCGGTGAGGGCAAACACTTCGGCGCGCTGATCAACGACGACCAGCTGGCCATCACCGAACGTCACGTGCGCGACGCGCTGGCGGCGGGGGCGCGCGCGCTGACCGGCGGCAAGCGCACCGAGGGCCCGGGCAGCTTCTACCCGCCCACGGTGCTCGTCGACGTCGACCACTCGATGGCCTGCATGACCGAGGAGACGTTCGGGCCCACCCTGCCGATCATGAAGGTCGCCACCGTGGAGGAGGCGATCCGGCTGGCCAACGCCAGCACCTACGGGCTGAGCGCCTCGGTGTTCTCCGGCGACACCGCCCGCGCCCGCGACGTCGCCCTGCAGCTGGAGTGCGGCGCGGTCAACATCAACGACGTCATCACCAACCTGATGTGCACCACCGCCCCGATGGGCGGCTGGAAGACCTCCGGGATCGGCGCCCGCTTCGGCGGGGCCGACGGCATCCGTAAGTTCTGCCGGCAGGAGACCGTCGTGACCCCGCGCACCAACGTCGGCGCGGGCGGCAACTACTACCACAACTCGCTCAAGGCGCTGGCCCGGATGAACCGGATGCTGACCAAGTCGGCGTTGTCGCGCCCGCGCCGCACCGCCAAATAG
- a CDS encoding site-2 protease family protein, with protein MKTTVRLGRIAGVAVGVHWSVLAIVVLLVGGLTVQLPAIAPGYPTAAYVAAAVLAAVLFVASLLGHELAHAVVARRNGVEVDGITLWLLGGVARLRGEAPTPGADFRISAVGPASSLLIAAGCYGLARVGALVEAGPLVVAVPTYLAVINVVLAVFNTIPAAPLDGGRILRSAVWAWRGDRFTATVVAARAGRIFGFTLIALGILQALSGAGLNGLWWVLLGLFVVTMANAEEQQARTTTALAGVRVGDVMTAEPETLDGDISVAEFVQHTALGRRHSSFPLLDDGRPAGLVTFNRVRAVPAEQRATTALRDIACPPEQVPTAHPDEALTALLGRLSAAADGRALVYAGGALVGIVSPSDISRAVALGGLGARFDDGS; from the coding sequence ATGAAAACGACGGTGAGGCTCGGCCGGATCGCCGGGGTGGCGGTCGGGGTGCACTGGAGTGTGCTGGCGATCGTGGTGCTGCTGGTCGGCGGGCTCACCGTGCAGCTGCCCGCCATCGCCCCCGGCTATCCGACCGCGGCGTACGTGGCGGCGGCGGTGCTGGCCGCGGTGTTGTTCGTGGCCTCGCTGCTCGGCCACGAGCTCGCCCACGCGGTGGTGGCGCGCCGCAACGGCGTCGAGGTCGACGGGATCACGCTGTGGCTGCTCGGCGGGGTCGCCCGGCTGCGCGGCGAGGCGCCCACCCCGGGCGCGGATTTCCGGATCTCGGCGGTCGGTCCGGCCAGCAGCCTGCTGATCGCCGCCGGCTGCTACGGGCTGGCGCGTGTCGGTGCGCTGGTCGAGGCGGGCCCGCTGGTGGTGGCCGTGCCCACCTATCTGGCGGTGATCAACGTGGTGTTGGCGGTGTTCAACACCATCCCGGCGGCCCCGCTCGACGGCGGCCGGATCCTGCGCTCGGCGGTCTGGGCGTGGCGCGGCGACCGGTTCACCGCCACCGTGGTGGCCGCACGCGCGGGGCGCATCTTCGGGTTCACGCTCATCGCCCTGGGCATCCTGCAGGCCCTCAGCGGAGCCGGCCTCAACGGACTGTGGTGGGTGCTGCTCGGGCTGTTCGTGGTGACGATGGCCAACGCCGAGGAACAACAGGCCCGCACCACCACCGCGCTGGCCGGGGTGCGGGTGGGCGACGTGATGACCGCCGAGCCCGAGACCCTCGACGGCGACATCAGCGTCGCCGAGTTCGTGCAGCACACCGCGCTGGGGCGGCGCCACTCCAGCTTCCCGCTGCTCGACGACGGCCGGCCGGCCGGGCTGGTGACGTTCAACCGGGTCCGGGCGGTCCCCGCCGAGCAGCGGGCCACCACCGCGCTGCGCGACATCGCCTGCCCCCCGGAGCAGGTCCCGACCGCCCACCCCGACGAAGCGCTCACCGCGCTGCTGGGCCGGCTGTCGGCGGCCGCCGACGGGCGCGCCCTGGTCTACGCCGGCGGGGCGCTGGTCGGCATCGTCTCCCCCAGCGACATCAGCCGGGCGGTGGCGCTCGGCGGGCTCGGTGCCCGCTTCGACGACGGGTCGTGA